A genomic segment from Candidatus Paceibacterota bacterium encodes:
- a CDS encoding AI-2E family transporter, protein MTRNTLTRFSTVQNTLFFGLLALGTGAFIWLINDFIMPVFWAIVLAIVFYPLQHRWAVFVRNRTVASLLTISSVILVIFVPLWIIGGLVVEESISTYDRFATGSFEASRSSIVNQALEQLNKIDGVYLDEEGVKEKLSSFVQVVSAWFAREAFELGQATFGVMVSFLLMLYLLFFMLRDGPRIGRAIEHTLPLGNEREEALFTNFARITRSIFKGTLAIALIQGAIGGALFWIAGIDGALLWGVVMTLLSIIPAIGPSIVWLPAGVILLLSGFMWQGAVVLVGGVVIISLVDNILRPLLVGRDVKIPDAIILLSTIGGLSVFGITGIIIGPVIAGFFLSLWKIFEVDYRKDLETQG, encoded by the coding sequence ATGACACGAAACACGCTCACTCGATTCTCAACAGTACAGAACACGCTCTTCTTCGGTTTACTCGCTCTAGGTACCGGTGCATTTATCTGGCTGATTAACGATTTTATTATGCCCGTCTTCTGGGCGATTGTACTCGCGATTGTCTTTTATCCGCTACAGCACCGGTGGGCGGTCTTTGTACGGAACCGTACGGTCGCCTCACTGCTCACCATCTCTTCAGTGATCCTTGTTATCTTTGTTCCTCTTTGGATTATTGGCGGGCTCGTAGTCGAAGAATCAATCAGCACCTATGACCGTTTTGCAACCGGTAGTTTTGAAGCGTCTCGATCAAGTATTGTGAATCAAGCGCTTGAGCAGTTGAACAAGATTGATGGCGTTTACCTTGATGAGGAAGGTGTCAAAGAGAAACTCTCGTCGTTTGTTCAGGTGGTAAGCGCGTGGTTCGCGCGCGAAGCATTTGAACTTGGGCAAGCGACCTTTGGTGTGATGGTAAGCTTCTTGCTTATGCTCTACCTGCTCTTCTTTATGCTCCGTGATGGACCGAGAATTGGTCGCGCAATCGAGCACACACTCCCGCTTGGCAATGAACGAGAGGAGGCTCTCTTCACTAACTTTGCGCGAATCACACGCTCCATCTTCAAAGGGACACTCGCGATTGCACTCATCCAAGGTGCTATCGGTGGTGCGCTCTTCTGGATTGCCGGCATTGATGGCGCGCTTCTCTGGGGTGTGGTGATGACACTCCTCTCAATCATCCCGGCGATCGGTCCGAGTATTGTCTGGCTACCAGCTGGTGTCATCCTACTGCTCTCAGGCTTTATGTGGCAAGGAGCGGTTGTCCTTGTTGGTGGTGTTGTTATCATTAGTCTTGTCGATAATATACTACGCCCACTCCTCGTAGGCAGAGACGTGAAGATTCCTGATGCAATCATTCTCCTCTCCACAATTGGTGGTCTTTCTGTCTTTGGAATTACCGGTATTATTATTGGTCCGGTCATTGCCGGGTTCTTCCTCTCCCTATGGAAGATCTTTGAGGTCGATTACCGAAAAGACCTTGAAACACAAGGCTAA
- the infC gene encoding translation initiation factor IF-3 — MSKQVRINQGIRAKELRVVGADGANLGVLSLKEAILKAEEAGLDLIEISPNAKPPVAKITDYGKFQYELKKKQREMKAKSHVTETKSAQVKVGTGENDMNLKARRISKWLSEGHRVKIDLFLWGRYKYMDFNFLKERLERFLNLITEEYKVADEIKKSPKGLTVVIERGKIVKKDTAETLEK, encoded by the coding sequence TTGAGTAAACAGGTACGAATAAACCAAGGAATTCGAGCAAAAGAGCTCAGAGTGGTTGGCGCCGATGGCGCTAATTTAGGTGTTTTGTCGCTCAAAGAGGCTATTTTGAAGGCCGAGGAGGCAGGACTCGACCTTATTGAGATCTCGCCGAACGCCAAGCCGCCAGTTGCAAAAATAACGGACTATGGTAAATTCCAGTACGAGCTAAAGAAAAAGCAGCGCGAGATGAAAGCAAAGTCTCACGTCACTGAGACCAAATCTGCGCAGGTGAAGGTTGGTACCGGTGAGAACGACATGAATCTCAAGGCACGCCGTATCTCAAAGTGGCTCTCTGAGGGCCACCGAGTGAAGATTGATCTGTTTTTGTGGGGACGCTATAAGTACATGGACTTTAATTTCCTCAAGGAACGCCTCGAGCGATTCCTCAACCTTATCACCGAAGAATACAAGGTTGCCGATGAGATCAAGAAGAGTCCCAAAGGACTCACTGTAGTGATTGAACGCGGTAAAATTGTTAAAAAAGATACCGCGGAGACTTTGGAGAAATAA
- a CDS encoding 50S ribosomal protein L35: MKTNKSYSKRLKVTKTGKTIGRKPGQNHFNAKATGEQRRKKRNGVVVKLAAKVRNRFLPHA; the protein is encoded by the coding sequence ATGAAAACAAACAAATCGTATTCAAAGAGATTGAAGGTAACGAAGACCGGCAAGACCATTGGGCGTAAGCCGGGTCAGAACCATTTCAATGCAAAAGCGACAGGTGAACAGCGCAGAAAGAAACGCAACGGTGTTGTAGTTAAACTTGCCGCAAAGGTACGCAACCGTTTTCTACCACACGCATAA
- the rplT gene encoding 50S ribosomal protein L20, giving the protein MARVKGGTTTLKRRRETLGMTKGYRLGRSTKKKQAYEAIAHAGNHAFAHRKDKKGDFRRLWTVRINAAVRALGNLSYSRFIDTLKKKEVGLDRKVLAEIAKDRPESFARIVEQVK; this is encoded by the coding sequence ATGGCACGAGTAAAAGGAGGAACAACTACACTAAAGCGACGTCGAGAGACTCTTGGGATGACCAAGGGCTACCGTCTTGGACGCTCAACAAAGAAAAAGCAAGCGTACGAGGCAATCGCACATGCAGGTAACCACGCATTTGCCCACCGAAAAGACAAGAAGGGAGACTTCCGTCGGCTCTGGACTGTGCGCATCAATGCCGCAGTGCGTGCGCTCGGTAATCTTTCATACAGCAGATTTATCGACACACTAAAGAAGAAGGAAGTCGGACTCGACCGGAAAGTGCTTGCAGAGATCGCCAAAGATCGACCGGAGAGCTTTGCGCGCATCGTTGAGCAGGTAAAATAA
- a CDS encoding MBL fold metallo-hydrolase, with the protein MEQNKDTEVNKAAITFYGGAGGVTGANFLFEFEDARILVDCGFVQGEQYCHDCNYDPFPYDPASIDILFVTHAHADHIGRIPKLVRDGFRGKIYSTPATRDLARVMFEDALTILAHEARERGKPIMYEREDIDRALNQWETIRYHEEQSFPQGFSVTLKDAGHILGSAILEFAYDGKKIVFTGDLGNSPSPLLPDTESIKGATHLVMESVYGDRNHEGKDDREGLLVEAIKDTISRKGTLLIPAFSLDRTQVLLYFLNNLIEDGVVPEIPVFLDSPLAIRATDIYTRYSDDFKDEVRKEIREGDNIFQFPLFKKTRTVPESRVIMKTPGPKIIIAGSGMSVGGRVLEHEKHILSDSKNTLLFIGYQGAGTLGRRLREGAKEVTIYGDKVFVRAEVRAIDGFSAHKDSDHLIDFVADAKDTLKQAFVVMGEPKASLFLTQRLRDELGVNATVPEKGSRVELF; encoded by the coding sequence ATGGAACAAAATAAAGATACAGAAGTGAATAAAGCAGCGATCACGTTTTACGGCGGCGCCGGTGGCGTGACCGGGGCAAACTTTCTCTTTGAGTTTGAGGACGCGCGGATTCTCGTTGACTGTGGGTTCGTGCAAGGCGAGCAGTACTGTCACGATTGCAACTACGACCCGTTTCCGTATGATCCGGCATCAATCGACATACTCTTTGTGACGCACGCACACGCGGACCATATTGGGCGTATCCCTAAGCTTGTGCGCGACGGCTTCCGTGGGAAGATATACTCAACACCGGCAACGCGCGACTTGGCAAGGGTGATGTTCGAAGATGCGCTTACGATTCTTGCGCATGAGGCGCGTGAGCGAGGTAAGCCGATTATGTATGAGAGAGAAGACATCGACCGTGCGCTCAATCAGTGGGAAACAATCAGGTATCACGAAGAACAATCGTTTCCGCAAGGTTTCTCCGTAACCCTAAAGGATGCCGGGCACATCCTTGGCTCAGCAATACTTGAATTTGCTTACGACGGAAAGAAGATAGTCTTTACTGGAGATCTTGGCAACTCCCCATCACCACTTCTTCCGGACACAGAGAGTATTAAAGGAGCAACACACTTGGTGATGGAGAGTGTCTATGGTGACCGTAATCACGAAGGGAAAGATGATCGGGAGGGGCTCCTTGTAGAAGCTATTAAGGATACGATCTCTCGGAAAGGAACATTGCTCATTCCTGCATTCTCGCTTGATCGGACGCAGGTCCTTCTCTATTTTCTCAATAATCTTATTGAGGATGGGGTTGTACCTGAAATCCCTGTGTTTCTTGATTCGCCGCTTGCGATACGCGCGACGGATATATATACCCGTTATTCCGATGATTTTAAAGATGAGGTAAGAAAGGAAATTAGAGAAGGAGACAACATCTTCCAGTTTCCACTTTTTAAGAAGACACGCACTGTCCCCGAGTCAAGAGTCATTATGAAGACGCCGGGTCCGAAGATCATCATTGCCGGTTCGGGGATGTCGGTTGGGGGGCGTGTACTCGAGCATGAGAAGCACATTCTCTCTGACTCGAAGAACACGCTACTCTTCATTGGCTACCAGGGTGCCGGGACGCTTGGTAGACGACTCAGAGAGGGGGCAAAGGAGGTAACGATCTACGGTGATAAAGTTTTTGTGCGTGCCGAGGTGCGCGCTATCGACGGTTTTTCTGCGCACAAAGACTCCGACCACCTCATCGACTTTGTTGCTGACGCAAAAGACACACTCAAGCAGGCATTTGTCGTGATGGGGGAGCCAAAGGCGTCACTCTTTCTCACACAGCGTTTGCGTGATGAACTTGGCGTGAATGCCACCGTCCCTGAAAAGGGAAGTCGCGTTGAGCTCTTTTAG
- a CDS encoding nucleoside-diphosphate kinase (catalyzes the formation of nucleoside triphosphate from ATP and nucleoside diphosphate) translates to MSKHSKERTLVIIKPDGVQRSLIGEVISRFERVGLKMVALKMAVPEAGQVEAHYTLDPSWRTVTGEKAIESYKKKGLTPPSEDPLEVTAKILENLKKYMTSGPVVLMVLQGAHAAELVRKIVGSTEPLSSDVGTIRGDYVLDSYRMADGDGRAVRNIVHASGSAEEAENEIKHWFVEGELISYRLISDEILYDVNIDGILE, encoded by the coding sequence ATGTCAAAACACAGCAAAGAGAGAACACTCGTTATTATCAAACCGGATGGCGTACAGCGCTCACTCATTGGAGAAGTTATTTCACGTTTTGAACGTGTCGGACTCAAAATGGTGGCGCTTAAGATGGCTGTTCCTGAGGCAGGTCAAGTAGAGGCGCACTATACTCTTGATCCATCGTGGCGCACAGTTACCGGCGAGAAAGCTATCGAGTCATACAAGAAGAAAGGGCTCACTCCACCTTCAGAAGACCCGCTTGAAGTCACTGCGAAGATACTTGAGAACCTCAAGAAGTACATGACCTCAGGGCCGGTCGTGCTCATGGTGCTCCAGGGAGCGCACGCAGCAGAGTTGGTACGCAAGATTGTTGGCTCGACGGAACCACTCTCGTCAGACGTTGGGACCATTCGCGGTGACTACGTCCTCGATTCATACCGCATGGCAGACGGCGATGGGCGTGCGGTGCGTAACATTGTGCATGCATCAGGCTCAGCTGAGGAGGCAGAGAATGAGATCAAGCACTGGTTTGTGGAGGGTGAGCTTATCAGCTACCGCCTCATTTCAGACGAGATCCTCTACGACGTTAATATTGATGGGATTTTAGAGTAG